Proteins found in one Desulfovermiculus halophilus DSM 18834 genomic segment:
- a CDS encoding DUF4340 domain-containing protein, with protein MTRKTQYLILILAIAGLGIFLWRDKADQIHYQLPTINRVPGSKISKITVRQDQETIVLRKDAGSWTLPPRGYPAHRGRVTRMLRAVGDLQLSALVSQSTHYERYGLDQNQAIRVTARDRQDRILRRFEVGKTASTSQGTYVRLADDPNVYLTQSNLRSALDVDASSLQDKQVLSFAPDRIHKIDLQLAGDPGISLHTTSEQGKTKDKNQDQPGPTQVRWVTAQDTTVNATAANSLIRQLSSLRCARYIEDKDKEDLRAPQLRVTLHGKSTHDLRLFSLSGNNSGETAGTSSDNAFPFILSSPAAKQIQERVHKLVP; from the coding sequence ATGACTCGAAAGACTCAGTACCTCATCCTTATTCTCGCAATCGCCGGACTCGGCATTTTCCTCTGGCGGGACAAGGCCGATCAGATCCACTACCAGCTGCCGACAATCAACCGGGTGCCTGGGTCCAAAATCTCCAAGATCACTGTGCGCCAGGACCAGGAGACAATTGTCCTCCGCAAGGATGCGGGCTCATGGACCCTGCCTCCCCGCGGGTATCCTGCTCACCGGGGACGGGTGACAAGAATGCTGCGTGCAGTCGGCGATCTGCAGCTCTCGGCCCTGGTCTCGCAAAGCACGCACTATGAGCGGTACGGGCTGGATCAGAATCAGGCCATCCGGGTCACCGCCCGGGACCGGCAGGACAGGATCCTGCGCCGGTTTGAGGTGGGCAAGACGGCTTCCACCTCCCAGGGTACATACGTACGCCTGGCCGACGATCCCAATGTCTACCTGACCCAATCCAACCTGCGTTCCGCCCTGGATGTCGATGCCTCTTCCCTGCAGGACAAGCAGGTCCTGTCCTTTGCTCCGGACAGGATCCACAAGATCGACCTCCAGCTGGCAGGGGATCCCGGCATCAGCCTGCACACCACCTCGGAGCAGGGGAAAACAAAGGATAAAAACCAGGACCAACCGGGTCCCACCCAAGTGCGCTGGGTGACTGCCCAGGACACAACGGTGAACGCCACGGCGGCCAACTCCCTGATCCGTCAGCTCTCCAGCCTTCGCTGCGCCAGGTATATCGAAGATAAGGACAAGGAGGACCTGCGGGCCCCGCAACTTCGAGTCACTCTGCACGGGAAAAGCACACACGATTTGCGGCTCTTTTCCCTTTCAGGAAATAACTCCGGGGAAACTGCCGGAACCTCCTCGGACAATGCATTTCCTTTCATACTTTCCTCCCCGGCCGCAAAGCAGATCCAGGAACGGGTCCACAAGCTCGTCCCCTAA
- a CDS encoding ABC transporter permease — translation MSAFTSTWNKEFKDYFVSPIAYMVIAIFLLVTGWFFFSTFFIQDQASLRSFFNLLPITFAFVIPALTMRLFAEEFNVGSYEILSTMPISPVQIILSKFLAAVCMVGAMLLPTLAYVGFVAWLGDLDPGPVLGGYVGSLLLGASFAAIGLFTSALTRNQIIAYILGALCCFVLTLMNQMLFFVPSGIMDLIQYLAVSYHFQNIAKGVIDTRDVLYFASVIAIGLYLTTLAIHARE, via the coding sequence ATGAGTGCATTTACTTCCACCTGGAATAAGGAATTCAAGGACTATTTCGTTTCCCCCATCGCCTACATGGTCATCGCCATATTTTTGCTGGTCACCGGATGGTTCTTTTTCAGCACCTTCTTTATCCAGGATCAGGCCAGCCTGCGCTCCTTCTTCAACCTTTTGCCCATCACCTTTGCCTTTGTCATCCCGGCCTTGACCATGCGCCTGTTTGCCGAAGAGTTCAACGTGGGTTCCTATGAGATCCTGAGCACCATGCCCATCAGCCCGGTCCAGATCATTCTCAGCAAGTTTCTGGCTGCTGTATGCATGGTGGGGGCCATGCTGCTGCCCACCCTGGCCTACGTTGGTTTCGTGGCCTGGCTGGGAGATCTGGACCCGGGACCGGTGCTCGGCGGCTACGTGGGGTCCCTGCTCCTCGGGGCCTCTTTTGCAGCCATCGGCCTGTTCACCTCGGCCCTGACCAGGAACCAGATCATCGCCTACATCCTGGGCGCCCTGTGCTGTTTTGTGCTCACCCTGATGAACCAGATGCTGTTCTTCGTGCCTTCGGGCATCATGGACCTGATTCAGTACCTGGCCGTCAGCTATCATTTTCAAAACATCGCCAAAGGGGTGATCGACACCCGGGATGTGCTCTATTTCGCCAGCGTGATAGCCATCGGCCTGTACCTGACCACCCTCGCCATTCACGCCAGAGAGTAA
- a CDS encoding response regulator, with protein sequence MIPFAERAWKQIAAHILSPEDWTSMDPKKTILIVDDDQAIRDVLSEYLLELGYEILTAEDGLDGMDKIRLQNYDLLLLDIRVPYVSGLGLLHIARELDSQIPIVCMTGYGSSPEKVASEEEVQCVLSKPFELKELAQAIERLVHKH encoded by the coding sequence ATGATCCCCTTTGCAGAACGGGCGTGGAAGCAGATTGCGGCCCATATTTTGTCACCCGAAGACTGGACGTCCATGGACCCGAAAAAGACCATCCTGATCGTTGACGACGATCAGGCAATCAGAGATGTACTCTCCGAATACCTGCTCGAGTTGGGCTACGAGATCCTCACGGCCGAGGACGGCCTTGACGGCATGGACAAGATCCGGCTCCAAAACTACGACCTGTTGCTTCTGGATATCCGCGTCCCATACGTGAGCGGCCTGGGGCTGCTGCATATTGCCCGGGAATTGGATTCGCAGATTCCAATCGTCTGCATGACCGGGTACGGGTCCTCGCCGGAGAAGGTTGCTTCTGAAGAAGAGGTCCAGTGCGTGCTCTCCAAGCCTTTTGAGCTCAAAGAACTGGCTCAGGCCATAGAACGCCTGGTCCATAAGCACTGA
- a CDS encoding PilZ domain-containing protein codes for MCRMPTRPGTLSPTGTDWTRLKRGEPGRPRFDRFWFCSCKDTFAQLRGALQLTIHDLTCRIGASMGRRDMHRDQRTEPRFPLPFHASLKTVRNGSTPLSGQMRNISMHGIMLKVPCPLDEYENVHISFHVPQLREAVTNQGIVKWCLKRPDSYSLGIRFLESTAFSLPFHYMCLAYDALQHKKDAPHIPNSPLPDNILRYFHDELSCGILFSLLKEGIYHDMVKIIFNLDVMAFYLQSAVQGLAEGEPRHAIRKNADDALGKAKSLKDSTENFLPLLEKQKRNGLHLLRPADEKLHIDTVLSQCIESFNLRLAGIMGPEHQFIKYAVLDVPQVIGSREDFTNCLDYLILFSYQALFSRKARQIKVELKTSKETMIIDFINDGSQMLEEKAVELEPSSISTLADHHFRDQKLIVWLWYAISHVDSQNPKLSIHSESGNNRITLQIPLNIC; via the coding sequence ATGTGCAGGATGCCGACCAGGCCTGGGACATTATCGCCAACTGGAACGGATTGGACTCGGCTGAAGAGAGGTGAACCGGGCAGGCCGCGCTTCGATCGATTTTGGTTTTGTTCTTGCAAGGATACCTTTGCGCAACTCCGAGGCGCCTTGCAATTGACCATACACGATCTTACCTGCCGTATCGGAGCCAGCATGGGTCGAAGAGATATGCATCGGGACCAACGAACAGAACCCCGCTTCCCGCTTCCTTTTCATGCGTCTTTGAAAACAGTCCGCAACGGCAGCACACCCTTGTCCGGACAGATGAGAAACATCAGCATGCACGGGATCATGCTCAAAGTTCCTTGTCCCTTGGACGAATATGAAAATGTGCATATCAGCTTTCACGTCCCCCAACTGCGGGAGGCGGTCACCAATCAAGGAATTGTCAAATGGTGCCTGAAAAGGCCTGACAGCTACTCTCTAGGGATTCGTTTTCTGGAATCAACTGCCTTCTCCCTCCCCTTCCATTACATGTGCCTGGCCTACGACGCCTTGCAGCACAAGAAAGACGCCCCCCATATCCCCAACAGCCCGTTGCCGGACAACATTCTGCGGTATTTTCATGATGAGCTCTCTTGCGGGATACTGTTCTCTTTGCTGAAGGAAGGCATCTACCATGACATGGTGAAAATCATTTTCAACCTGGACGTGATGGCATTTTATCTCCAATCCGCAGTTCAAGGCCTGGCCGAAGGGGAACCTCGCCATGCTATCCGCAAAAACGCGGATGACGCCTTGGGCAAGGCCAAATCACTCAAGGACTCCACGGAAAACTTTCTCCCTCTCCTTGAAAAGCAGAAGAGAAACGGCCTTCATCTGCTTCGTCCTGCAGACGAAAAGCTGCATATAGATACAGTTCTTTCCCAATGCATTGAATCCTTCAACCTCAGGCTGGCCGGAATCATGGGTCCGGAACACCAGTTCATCAAATATGCAGTTTTGGATGTCCCTCAGGTCATCGGCAGCCGGGAAGATTTCACCAACTGCCTGGATTACCTCATCCTCTTTTCCTATCAAGCCCTTTTTTCCCGCAAGGCCAGACAGATCAAGGTCGAGCTGAAAACATCAAAGGAGACCATGATCATTGATTTTATCAACGACGGCTCCCAGATGCTTGAAGAGAAAGCAGTCGAGCTCGAGCCGTCCTCCATCTCCACTCTCGCCGATCATCACTTCCGGGACCAAAAGCTTATTGTCTGGCTTTGGTACGCAATCTCCCACGTTGATTCCCAAAACCCGAAGCTCTCCATCCACAGTGAATCCGGAAACAACCGGATCACCCTCCAGATCCCCCTGAATATCTGTTGA
- the mazG gene encoding nucleoside triphosphate pyrophosphohydrolase gives MAENSPQAVLEVLDALLGPNGCPWDREQTPESLGDYLLEEAFELVDAVRRGEEKDIAEELGDVFFLLFFLSRLLSSRGQIPGLQGVWEANARKMADRHPHVFADARCTTRDDLHATWERIKKKEKGSTDGTEYVRSSVASIPGSLPPLLRAYRLHAKAAKAGFTWDTDAEQQAATGREWEEFRQVLAEDDPKRKEEEFGDLLFSLVEFGRRQGIKANAALHSANLKFIRRFEAMLDLARHKGLDWSGLGMEEKDALWEEVKRSESRSGVNRYSGGSGG, from the coding sequence ATGGCTGAGAATTCGCCGCAGGCTGTTCTGGAAGTCCTGGATGCCCTGTTGGGACCGAACGGTTGCCCGTGGGACAGGGAACAGACTCCGGAGAGTCTTGGAGACTATCTGTTGGAGGAGGCGTTTGAGCTGGTGGATGCTGTTCGCCGCGGTGAGGAGAAAGATATTGCTGAAGAGCTGGGTGATGTCTTTTTTCTGCTGTTTTTTCTGAGCCGTCTTTTGTCCTCCAGGGGGCAGATTCCCGGTCTGCAGGGCGTGTGGGAAGCCAATGCCCGGAAGATGGCCGACCGGCATCCACATGTGTTTGCCGATGCCAGGTGCACGACACGGGATGATCTGCACGCCACATGGGAAAGAATAAAGAAGAAGGAGAAGGGCAGCACGGATGGAACCGAGTACGTCAGGTCCTCAGTGGCCTCGATACCCGGATCCCTGCCTCCCCTGCTCAGGGCCTATCGGCTGCACGCCAAGGCGGCCAAGGCCGGCTTTACCTGGGATACTGATGCCGAGCAGCAAGCAGCGACGGGCAGGGAGTGGGAGGAGTTCAGGCAGGTGTTGGCCGAAGATGACCCCAAACGGAAAGAAGAGGAGTTCGGAGATCTCTTGTTTTCCCTGGTGGAGTTCGGCCGCAGGCAGGGCATCAAGGCCAACGCTGCCTTGCATTCGGCCAATCTCAAGTTTATCCGGCGGTTTGAGGCAATGCTCGACCTGGCCCGGCACAAGGGCCTGGACTGGTCGGGTCTCGGCATGGAAGAAAAAGATGCCCTGTGGGAGGAGGTGAAGAGAAGCGAATCCAGATCAGGGGTCAACAGATATTCAGGGGGATCTGGAGGGTGA
- a CDS encoding CvpA family protein translates to MNGLDVVFGVVVGLALLRGIWRGLIREVSSLLALGAGLFVVGRYGHEVALSLRQIVDNPQVAAGLSYVGVFLAAFVAVIILAGVVRKFMHAVLLGWLDRLGGGVLGTAKGLLISCLLLFVLTLVVPPRSAWIAESRLAPYLNLVTQKMVMFIPEGLKQSFADKSRTLHRLWDLEKAQGTEPDRMKESPHG, encoded by the coding sequence GTGAACGGTTTGGACGTCGTTTTTGGCGTGGTCGTAGGGCTCGCCCTTTTGCGAGGGATCTGGCGGGGCCTGATCCGGGAGGTGAGCTCCCTGCTGGCCTTGGGGGCGGGACTGTTCGTCGTCGGCCGTTATGGACACGAGGTTGCGCTCTCTCTGCGGCAGATCGTGGACAATCCGCAAGTGGCCGCCGGTCTGAGTTATGTCGGCGTCTTTCTGGCCGCATTTGTCGCGGTGATCATTTTGGCTGGGGTGGTGCGCAAATTCATGCATGCTGTGCTCCTTGGCTGGCTGGACCGACTGGGCGGCGGGGTCCTGGGGACGGCCAAAGGGTTGCTCATCAGCTGCTTACTCCTTTTTGTCCTCACCCTTGTTGTTCCTCCCCGATCCGCATGGATTGCAGAGTCCAGGCTGGCTCCCTACCTGAATCTTGTGACCCAGAAAATGGTTATGTTCATACCTGAGGGCTTGAAGCAATCTTTTGCAGACAAGAGCAGAACACTGCATAGACTCTGGGATCTTGAAAAAGCACAAGGCACTGAACCCGATCGGATGAAGGAGAGCCCGCATGGCTGA
- a CDS encoding sigma-54 interaction domain-containing protein produces MSFPQPVIIGSSPAIQKVNTITRKVAGVDLNVLITGESGVGKELVARSLHFFSPRKSAPFIKVNSAALPSELIESELFGHEKGAFTGADRAKAGKFELAGQGSIFLDEIGEIPIYMQAKLLQVLQDRFYYRIGGMKEVAVSARVIAATNQNLDQEMLDGNFRDDLFYRLSTISIHIPPLRERKDDLQELIEFFCTQMEKQHNLPRINLNSRLMDLFYEYHWPGNVRELENYLKRLSVLENYTEIAERIQANLDHKFPSEEQPPVEEDEDRIPEEVLQENLNSKVFPSLKEVRDQAVHRVEKVVIEKVLEETGWNRKRASQILQISYRALLYKMKDLDIAPPYK; encoded by the coding sequence ATGAGCTTTCCCCAGCCAGTCATCATCGGCAGCAGTCCGGCGATCCAAAAGGTGAACACAATCACCCGGAAAGTGGCCGGTGTTGATCTCAATGTTTTGATCACCGGGGAAAGCGGGGTGGGCAAAGAGCTTGTGGCCAGATCCCTGCATTTCTTTTCTCCCCGGAAGTCGGCTCCCTTTATCAAGGTCAACAGCGCCGCCCTTCCGTCGGAACTCATCGAATCTGAGCTGTTCGGGCATGAAAAAGGGGCCTTTACCGGAGCGGACCGGGCCAAAGCCGGCAAGTTCGAACTGGCGGGCCAGGGCTCGATCTTCCTGGATGAGATCGGCGAGATCCCCATCTACATGCAGGCTAAGCTCCTGCAGGTCCTGCAGGACAGGTTCTACTACCGAATAGGCGGGATGAAGGAAGTTGCGGTCAGCGCACGAGTGATTGCAGCCACCAACCAGAACCTGGACCAGGAGATGCTCGATGGTAATTTCCGGGACGATCTCTTTTACCGCCTAAGCACCATTTCCATTCACATCCCCCCCCTGCGGGAACGCAAGGATGACCTGCAGGAGCTGATTGAATTCTTTTGCACTCAGATGGAAAAACAGCACAATCTGCCCCGGATCAATCTCAACTCCCGGCTCATGGATCTGTTTTACGAATACCACTGGCCGGGCAATGTCCGCGAGCTGGAAAACTATCTCAAACGGCTCAGCGTCCTGGAAAACTACACTGAAATCGCGGAACGGATCCAGGCCAACCTGGACCACAAATTCCCATCCGAAGAACAGCCCCCGGTGGAAGAGGACGAAGACCGCATCCCGGAGGAAGTGTTGCAGGAGAACCTGAATTCCAAGGTCTTTCCGTCTCTGAAGGAAGTCCGGGATCAGGCGGTGCACCGGGTGGAAAAGGTGGTCATCGAAAAGGTCCTGGAAGAAACCGGCTGGAACCGCAAGAGAGCGTCCCAGATCCTGCAGATCAGCTACCGGGCCCTGCTGTACAAGATGAAGGACCTGGACATCGCACCCCCCTATAAGTAG
- a CDS encoding GldG family protein: MLQGRTHRYITFGLFLVLIVLLNIAAQSVFVRWDLTEDNMYSLSPVSKEAVSSLAEPLTVKAYFSQELPPPYNTYKQYLRDLLREYSQYATGNFNYEMIQISPEDTAKQEAAQNYGIQPVQVQVVEADSLSYKKAYMGAALIHGDAVEHIPAVSSIKDLEYTLTSSIQKLKNKVSTLLNLDSPVRAKLIMSPSLEKIAPAVGLDSLPGLPDEVRSIIQEANAQSYGRLKFELVTPKTGAQLEKARAAYNLQEVQWPAIEQQDIPAGSGVIGLVLEHRDSHRTLSLLNVTRLPLVGTQYSLAPPEQIRELINLNLKSLLGINQTLGYLTDHGTLPLNRMGRFQGSNSGSAQAFQQLAAKNYSLREVTLEQGIPEGLNCLIIAGARQEFSKHELYQLDQALMRGTNLAVFKDSFINASQSPRQPPHHVPNTTGLNTLLAHYGLHQEQAMVYDKNCYQQKLPRERGGGEQPIYFAPMIEKHNINHDVPYLRNINGLLAFQNSPVRLDSERLKSNGLHGKILFSTSRKSWTKSTNPSLNPMTITPPADAQKMQNYPLAALVSGKFPSYFAHQPIPVQESKQKKSGQKKGKTKAQSTAKAQNATIQAAPSLQAKGEKRTVSQPGKILLIGSSSMISDTILDTSEQGPNSVLIMNLIDALNGQKEMASLRSKIQEFNPLRETSNRTRTAVKAVNIVGLPCAVILFGLLIWAGRVRRKQKIKQMFASRPA, from the coding sequence ATGCTTCAGGGTCGAACCCATCGATATATCACTTTCGGTCTCTTCCTTGTTCTAATTGTCCTGCTCAACATTGCCGCCCAGTCCGTCTTTGTCCGCTGGGACCTGACCGAAGACAACATGTACTCCCTGTCCCCGGTGAGCAAGGAGGCGGTCTCCTCTTTGGCCGAGCCATTGACGGTCAAGGCCTATTTCAGCCAGGAGCTGCCGCCCCCGTACAACACATACAAGCAGTACCTGCGCGATCTGCTCCGGGAGTACAGCCAATACGCAACCGGGAACTTCAACTATGAGATGATTCAGATCTCCCCGGAAGACACAGCCAAGCAGGAGGCGGCTCAGAACTACGGCATCCAGCCGGTTCAAGTCCAGGTCGTGGAGGCAGACTCCCTGAGCTACAAAAAAGCCTATATGGGTGCGGCTCTGATCCATGGAGACGCGGTGGAACACATCCCGGCCGTCAGCTCCATCAAGGACCTGGAATACACATTGACCTCCTCCATCCAGAAATTGAAAAACAAGGTCAGCACCCTGCTCAACCTGGACTCACCAGTGCGGGCCAAGCTGATCATGTCCCCTTCGCTGGAAAAAATCGCCCCTGCGGTCGGCCTGGACAGCCTGCCCGGTTTGCCCGATGAAGTCCGCTCCATCATCCAGGAGGCCAACGCCCAGAGCTACGGTCGGCTGAAGTTTGAGCTCGTGACCCCCAAAACCGGTGCTCAGCTGGAAAAGGCCCGAGCCGCCTACAACCTGCAGGAGGTGCAATGGCCGGCCATAGAGCAGCAGGATATCCCTGCCGGAAGCGGAGTCATCGGACTGGTCCTTGAACACCGCGATTCGCACCGGACTCTTTCTCTTCTCAACGTGACCCGGCTGCCTCTGGTCGGCACCCAGTACAGCCTTGCACCTCCCGAACAGATCCGGGAGTTGATCAATCTGAATCTCAAGTCCCTGTTGGGGATCAACCAGACCCTGGGCTATCTCACCGACCACGGCACCCTGCCCTTAAACCGCATGGGCCGTTTCCAGGGCTCAAACAGCGGCTCAGCGCAGGCCTTTCAGCAGTTGGCGGCAAAAAACTACAGCCTGCGGGAAGTGACCCTGGAGCAGGGTATCCCGGAAGGCCTGAACTGCCTGATCATTGCCGGAGCACGCCAGGAGTTTTCCAAACATGAGCTGTATCAGCTCGATCAGGCCCTGATGCGGGGCACAAACCTGGCAGTGTTTAAGGACAGCTTCATCAATGCCAGCCAGAGCCCCCGGCAGCCGCCGCACCATGTACCGAATACAACTGGGCTGAACACGCTTTTGGCTCATTACGGACTGCACCAGGAACAAGCCATGGTGTACGACAAAAACTGTTACCAACAGAAGCTCCCCAGGGAACGGGGCGGCGGGGAGCAGCCCATCTACTTCGCCCCAATGATCGAAAAACACAACATCAATCACGATGTGCCCTATCTCAGAAACATCAACGGCCTGCTGGCCTTTCAGAACTCCCCGGTCAGGCTGGATTCAGAGCGGCTGAAGAGCAACGGGCTGCACGGAAAGATCTTGTTTTCAACCTCCCGGAAATCCTGGACTAAAAGCACAAACCCCAGTCTGAACCCCATGACCATCACGCCCCCTGCCGATGCTCAAAAGATGCAGAACTATCCCCTGGCTGCCTTGGTCAGCGGGAAGTTTCCTAGCTACTTTGCTCACCAACCGATTCCGGTTCAGGAAAGCAAACAGAAAAAATCAGGGCAGAAAAAGGGGAAGACAAAGGCCCAGTCGACAGCAAAGGCCCAGAACGCAACAATACAAGCTGCACCTTCCCTGCAGGCCAAAGGCGAAAAACGAACCGTGAGTCAACCAGGAAAGATCCTGCTCATCGGGTCCTCGTCCATGATTTCCGACACTATCCTGGACACATCCGAACAGGGGCCCAACTCGGTTTTGATCATGAACCTCATCGACGCCCTGAACGGTCAAAAGGAAATGGCCAGCCTGCGGAGTAAAATCCAGGAGTTCAATCCGCTGCGGGAGACCTCGAACCGGACCAGGACTGCGGTCAAAGCGGTGAATATCGTGGGCCTGCCCTGTGCGGTCATCCTCTTTGGCCTCCTGATCTGGGCCGGCCGCGTTCGCCGAAAACAGAAAATCAAGCAGATGTTCGCCTCAAGGCCCGCGTAA
- a CDS encoding TIGR00730 family Rossman fold protein, whose product MHFKARQGPYPSAVEAARASQQAEQTPQCQSPSYQLAFQDNDFLLWDELRPTRIQLEILKPELMLQDYQIHSTVVIFGSSRIQEPEQAEERLHQAQERVHRDPDNPELLQELKAARAAVRNSPYYNQARRLGQLISQSTPEDKMLVITGGGPGVMEAANRGAHDVQARSIGLNIVLPHEQAPNTYITPDLCFRFHYFATRKMHFLMRAKGLVAFPGGFGTLDEIFETLTLLQVHKIKPIPVILFGPEFWKRIIDFQALVDEGTISEADLNLFRYVQDADQAWDIIANWNGLDSAEER is encoded by the coding sequence ATGCATTTCAAGGCCCGTCAGGGTCCATACCCCTCGGCAGTAGAAGCCGCACGAGCCAGTCAACAGGCGGAACAGACTCCGCAGTGCCAGTCACCGTCCTATCAGCTGGCCTTTCAGGACAACGACTTTCTGCTGTGGGACGAGCTGCGTCCCACCCGCATCCAGCTGGAAATCCTGAAGCCTGAACTCATGCTTCAGGATTACCAGATCCACTCCACAGTGGTTATTTTCGGCAGCTCCCGGATCCAAGAGCCGGAACAGGCTGAGGAGCGCCTGCATCAGGCCCAAGAAAGGGTGCATCGCGATCCGGACAATCCAGAGCTGCTCCAGGAGCTCAAAGCCGCACGGGCGGCTGTGCGCAACAGCCCGTATTACAATCAGGCCCGCAGGCTGGGACAGCTGATCTCTCAGTCAACTCCTGAGGACAAAATGCTGGTCATCACCGGCGGCGGTCCCGGGGTGATGGAGGCGGCCAACCGGGGCGCACATGACGTGCAGGCCAGATCCATAGGCCTCAATATCGTCCTCCCCCACGAACAGGCTCCAAACACGTACATCACACCGGATTTATGCTTTCGATTCCACTACTTCGCGACTCGGAAGATGCATTTTCTGATGCGGGCCAAGGGATTGGTTGCCTTCCCCGGGGGGTTTGGAACCTTGGACGAGATCTTTGAGACCCTGACCCTGTTGCAGGTGCATAAAATAAAACCGATTCCGGTCATTCTGTTCGGCCCGGAGTTCTGGAAGCGGATCATTGACTTTCAAGCCCTTGTGGACGAGGGGACCATCTCCGAGGCAGATCTGAACCTCTTTCGCTATGTGCAGGATGCCGACCAGGCCTGGGACATTATCGCCAACTGGAACGGATTGGACTCGGCTGAAGAGAGGTGA